One stretch of Armatimonadota bacterium DNA includes these proteins:
- a CDS encoding sugar phosphate isomerase/epimerase gives MKVGVFTVAFSDMKFEAMLDYVAGVGVEAVEIGTGNYPGNAHCNMEKLLGSDPERKKFLKAVESRGLIISALSCHGNPLHPNKQIAEENHDVHRKTVELAQKLGIERVIAFSGCPGDSPRAKSPNWVTCPWPTDFSETLDWQWKRRVIPYWRKEAKFAKEHGVKICFEMHPGFVVYNPETLLRLRNACGDALGANFDPSHLFWQGIDPVNAIRRLGDAIYHFHAKDCKIDPQNTLVNGVLDTKNYTDEVNRSWIFRTIGYGHGPDIWKDMISNLRIVGYDWALSIEHEDSLMSQKEGFEKAVAFLKHMVISEKPGEAFWA, from the coding sequence GTGAAAGTCGGAGTCTTCACCGTAGCGTTCAGCGACATGAAGTTCGAGGCGATGCTCGACTACGTTGCCGGCGTGGGCGTCGAGGCCGTCGAGATCGGGACCGGGAACTATCCCGGCAACGCGCACTGCAACATGGAGAAACTGCTCGGGAGCGATCCGGAGCGCAAGAAGTTCCTCAAGGCGGTCGAGTCGCGCGGACTCATAATCAGCGCGCTGTCGTGCCACGGCAACCCACTGCATCCAAACAAGCAGATCGCAGAGGAGAACCACGACGTACATCGAAAGACCGTCGAGCTTGCCCAGAAGCTGGGGATCGAGCGCGTGATCGCTTTCTCCGGTTGCCCCGGAGATTCGCCGCGCGCGAAATCGCCGAACTGGGTCACCTGTCCGTGGCCGACCGACTTCTCGGAAACCCTCGACTGGCAGTGGAAACGCAGGGTTATCCCGTACTGGCGGAAAGAAGCCAAGTTCGCCAAAGAGCACGGGGTCAAGATCTGCTTCGAGATGCACCCCGGGTTCGTGGTCTACAACCCGGAGACTCTGCTCAGGCTCCGGAACGCCTGCGGAGACGCATTGGGCGCGAACTTCGATCCGAGCCATCTGTTCTGGCAGGGCATCGACCCTGTGAACGCAATCCGCAGACTGGGCGACGCGATCTATCACTTCCACGCGAAAGACTGCAAGATAGATCCGCAGAACACGCTGGTCAACGGCGTGCTCGACACGAAGAACTACACGGATGAAGTCAACCGCTCGTGGATCTTCCGCACGATCGGCTACGGTCACGGTCCCGATATCTGGAAGGACATGATCAGCAACCTGCGGATTGTCGGGTACGACTGGGCGCTCTCGATCGAGCACGAGGACAGCCTGATGTCGCAGAAGGAAGGCTTCGAGAAGGCGGTCGCCTTCCTCAAGCACATGGTCATAAGCGAGAAGCCCGGCGAGGCTTTCTGGGCATAG